The nucleotide window AAACGGGTATTGATTACAAAGGATTTACCTCAGAATTAGACTATGTCATTAAATTAAAAAAAACGGCTATTGATGGTATAATTCAAAATAAAAATGAGTTCCAAACCCTTAGAAATATTACAGTTACTTCGGTAATGCTAAAAGAATTACAAGCGCGAATTGAAATTCAGCTTGCAAAAATCAATAAGAATAGAACTGAATTGAGCGAAATGCAGAGCAAGATCGATTCCTTAACTATCAAAGATGCTCTTTTTATACTCCCAAAAGATCAATTGAATAGGAGATTGTATTATGACAGATACAGTCAAATGAGCTCTGATGTAAATTTGTTGAATAAAAGGTTTAAGGATGCTTTGGACAGCATCATTAAAATTCAGATCATCGCAAGTAATTTTAAGAATGACCTTCAAAAAGATGTCATCGAAACCGACAATATCAGAAAAAATGAGTTTGTTAATTTGTTATCTCCTGACGGTAATATCTTTAAACCAAGTTCTAATAAAATGTCGTTTTATGAGTCGTTCTATTATTCTTTGAGTAAAGAAGTTATTGTTTTGCTTTTTTTTATTTCAAACCATATCAATACCATTTTATGGATGTTTTTATTTATTTTGGCTTTGATTGCCTACTTAATAACGCTGAAAAATAAATATAAAAATGGAAATCTTTATTATGATATTCAGCTGTCCAAGAAAATTTTTAAGCATCCTATAGCTTGTTCTGTTTTAATATCTTTTACACTGTTCAATTTTTCCTTTGCCTTTCCTCCGTTTGCTTTTACAGCTCTTGTTTGGCTTATTTCGATGATAGCATTGACCATTGCAAATAAAGATTATTATGGCAAGAAGGAAATGGCGGTTTGGGGAATTTATTTCATTTTTATTTTTCTGGCACTCTTTGACAACAACATACTCTTGCATTCCGTAAAAGAAGTCTTTTTAATTTTATTGTTATCTTTTGGGATAGCAGCATTTAATTTTTATATCTTAAAAAAGGATACTGGGTATATTAATCCAATGTTTCGGTACACTCTTTATACCGTTATTTTATTTGAAATAGCAGCAATGTTATTTATCATATTTGAGAACAATTATAATTTTGGGAAATTGCTAATGATTGTAGGAGCAACTACAATTTTGATGTATTATCTTTTTGTAAACACCTATCGTTTAATTTTTGACATTATTAATTATTCTGATTTTTTAAAAGAAAGTGATCAGGAACGACAAATGGATATAGACCATTTGGAAGATAATGCTCTTAATCCAAAAACAAATATTTTATTCATTTTGTGTTGGCTGATAACTATCAGTAAAAGTTCCTATTTTTTTCATTCTATTGTAGATCCTGTTGTCGAATTTTTTACAATGACAAGAACTGTAGGCGACATTAATTATTCTTTTAAAAGTATATTCCTTTTCTTTTTTATTCTTATTACGGCTGTTTTTATTGCAAAGATTGTTTCTTTTTTAACGAGCAATACTTTTGCTTCATCTAATAATTCAAGAGGAAATAAATTTGGAAATTGGTTGTTGCTTGTTCAAATTACAATTTTCACAGTAGGATTGAGCCTCGCTTTTATATCAAGTGGAATTCCCATTGACCGATTGACAATAATTATTAGTGCTCTGGGAGTTGGGATTGGATTTGGTTTGCAGACTTTGGTAAACAATTTAGTCAGCGGTCTTATAATAGCTTTTGAAAAACCTGTAAATATTGGAGATGTTATTGAAATAAGCGGGCAAATGGTCAAAATGAAATCGATAGGAATAAGAAGCAGTGTCGTGACTAGTTTTGATGGTGCCGATGTTGTGATTCCCAATGGAGATTTACTAAGTCAACATCTTACCAATTGGACATTGTCAAGTAATAAAAAAAGAACAGACATTGCCATAAGAGTTGCTTTTGGAACAAATTTGGAACAAGCCAAAACGTTATTGTTTGATATATTAAAAAGCAATTCTGAGGTATTACAAAATCCCGAACCGATTGTTTGGGTAACCGAATTCAACAGTAGCGCCATTAATATCGTTGTCAAATTTTGGGTGAGTCATATTGATTTTTCCAGCGATGTAAAAAGCGAATTAATTATAGCAATCGATGCTGTCTTTAGAGAAAATAATATAGAAATTCCTTTTCCAAAAGAAGATATATATATGTTAAACAAGAAAATACAAAAGAAACCGGTGGCAAGAAAAACGATTATTAGTTTTTAACATATAAGTCATATAAGTTTCTAGTTGAAACAAAATAAAGTAAAATGGATAGTTCTTTCAAGGACTTCTTTTTGTTTCCAAAAAAGTTTTACTTATAATCTCTTTTAACCTTAATCTGAATATTGAATTGAAAAAACTTGTATGACTTATATATTATAAATTAATTGCGGCCAACGCGTTTAATTAAGTTTTTTGTTCAAAATTAAACTGTCCAACTTTCAAATGCGATTATATCTTAAATCGGAACGAGTATCCCAACGCAACATAATATTCCGGAGAAATTTTGGAAAGCCCAAAACCTGCCGAAACATCCAATTGATGATTTGGATTGAATAAATAAGTCAATCCTCCGTCGAATCTGTGGTCTGGCTTTCCTTTTTGCGGAATAAATCCAAAGAATTCGATGTATCCACCAATTTTTTCAGTAAAAGAGTACCCTGTTGTCAGAGTGTAAATAAATGTTGGTTCCGGTGTAAATCCGTCCCATTCGGCACCCAGATTGTAACTTAAAGTTTGTTTTTGTGAAAGAGTGTGCTGCATAGTGAAACGAAATTCCGGGTTATAATAAGTCGCTTTTAATTCTGGCGAAGCTAAATTTGGAAGCCCAAGATGCCCAATGAATGAGGTTGTTGGTATTATTCCTTTCTCTTCCAAAAGACGTGTTTTAAATCCGATTAAAACTGGATTAATACCCGAAATTTTGTTTGAATCATTATCTTCTATAGAGAATTCGGTAATTAAACGTAATTCAAAATGGTCATTAATTCCAAATTTTGTCAAAATCGAAGGAACAGCCATAACGGTGCTTTTCGAATTATTTTTTTCGAAAGAAAAACCATTTTCGAATTGAAGATAGCCGGTAGGTGTAATAAATGGGCATTCCGTTTGGTCAGGTCTGTCGGTTTGGATAGAGGGCAAATCTTGAGAGAAACAAGAAGTAGAATATAGTAATACAGACGCTATTATTGGTAGTACAGTTTTCATTAGTTTAGGTTTAATTTATTTTTAGACAAAACTAAAAAAATTATTTCATTTGTGTAAATAAATTTTATACATTTGTTTTTTAATCTTTTAACTATGACTAAATCCCTAGAGGAAGTGCACCAATCGGTGGCTACTCAAAATAAAACAACAGTTTTCAAAAAAATATTGGCTTTTTTTGGGCCAGCCTATTTGGTTAGCGTTGGCTATATGGATCCTGGAAATTGGGCAACAGATATTGCGGGCGGAAGTCAATTTGGATATTCCCTTTTATGGGTTTTATTGATGAGTAATTTAATGGCTTTGCTGTTGCAGAGTTTAAGCGCACGACTCGGAATTGTTACCCAACGCGATCTAGCACAAGCTTCAAGAGAAACCTATTCTAAACCCATTAATTACATTTTATACTTTTTGGCCGAAATTGCGATTGCGGCCTGTGACCTTGCCGAAGTGCTGGGAATGGCAATCGGAATCAATTTATTGTTTGATATTCCGCTTATACAAGGAGTTTTGATTACGGTTTTGGATACTTTTTTGTTATTGTTTTTAATAAATAAAGGCATCCGAAAAATGGAAGCTTTTATAATTGTATTAGTTGCAATTATTGGTTTTTCATTTATTTTCGAAATGATTTTTGCCCAACCGGAATTGGATAAAGTGATTTATGGTTTGGTGCCTTCGATACCGAGTGAAAATGCATTGTATATCGCAATCGGAATTATTGGTGCAACGGTAATGCCGCACAATTTGTACCTGCATTCTTCGTTGGTGCAAACCCGAAATTTTGACCGATCACCAAAGGGAATCAAGCAAGCTCTGAAATATAATTTTATAGATTCGACAATTGCCTTGAATTTGGCTTTTTTTGTAAATGCTGCGATTTTAATTTTGGCGGCAGCCACATTTTATAAAAATGGTATGTTTGAAGTGGCCGAGATTCAGGATGCACACCGGTTTTTGGAACCCCTTTTAGGAACCAAATGGGCTCCGGTTTTATTTGCGGTAGCTTTAATTGCGGCAGGGCAAAGCTCGACTGTTACTGGGACATTGGCGGGACAGATTGTGATGGAGGGCTATCTTAATTTACGCATTCAGCCTTGGGTTCGAAGAATTATTACGCGATTAATTGCGATTGTTCCAGCTGTTATTGTGATTTTAATTTATGGCGAAAGCGTAACGGGAAAACTGCTGATTTTGAGCCAGGTTATTTTGAGTTTACAATTGGGTTTTGCAATCATTCCGTTAATTCATTTTGTAAGCGATAAAACCAAAATGAAAGGATTTCATATTTCAAAAGCTACACAGATAGCCGCTTGGATTATAGCATTTATTATTGTTTCGCTAAATGCAAAATTAGTTTTTAATGAAATCAGTGGTTGGCTCGAATCTTCAGAAAACCCTACGATACTTTGGTTTACGGTCGTTCCTTTGGCACTTTTTTTTCTCGGATTGTTGCTATATATTGTTTTCAATCCTTTTATTTCCAAATCAAAACAGGATATCGAAAATCATTCGCCACACCTTTTAAAACTGCAATTTTCTAAGTCGGGTAGTTATGATAAAAAGAACATCGCCGTTTCTGTGGATTTTTCGCTTGCCGATGAAATTGCCTTAAACAGTGCCTTTGAATTGGGCGGAATAGAAGCAAAATACACTTTAATTCACGTGGTAGAAACCGTTGGAGCAATGGTATATGGTGAAAATATCGAGGATCATGAAACGCAAATAGATAAAAAACTGTTGAGGGAATACGAAGTAATGCTTTCGCAAAAAGGATTTCGAGTGAAAACAGAACTCGGTTTCGGCGAACCAACGAAGGTGATATCAACGATAATCAACGATGGAAATTTTGATGTATTGGTTATGGGAACTCACGGTCATACGGGCTTAAAGGATTTGATTTTTGGTACAACCGTAGATAAACTGCGTCATAAAATTTCGATACCTTTGCTGATTGTTAAAAAATAGTTGCTGAGATTCTGAGTTGCTAAGATTTTTTAAAATCTTAGAATCTCAGAATCTTAGAATCTTAGAATCTATAAAAAAATGACTTTCTCCGAAGAAAATTACCTAAAAGCGATATACCATCTGACGGCTAATCTCGATAGCGAAGTAAGCACCAATGCCATTGCCGTTGCGATGGAAACCAAAGCTTCTTCCGTGACGGATATGCTCAAAAAATTGGCCGAAAAAGATTTGGTTAACTATAAAAAATACCAGGGTGTTTCGCTGACCGAAAATGGGAAACTCGCTGCCAAAATGATTGTTAGAAAACATCGTTTGTGGGAAGTTTTTTTGGTCGAAAAACTAGATTTTTCTTGGGATGAAGTTCACGATGTTGCTGAGCAATTGGAACATATTAAATCGGAAAAATTAATTAATAAACTAGATGATTTTCTCGGAAATCCAACCGAAGATCCTCACGGCGATCCAATTCCCGACGCGCAAGGCCGTATTATTGCGATAGAAAAACAATTGTTGTCTGAGTTGCAATCCAATCAATCGGGTATATGCGTAGGGGTAAAGGACAATTCTCCAGATTTCTTAAAATACCTTGATAAGCAACAAATTGGTTTGGGAACTAGGATTGAAGTGATTGGAAAAGAAACCTTCGATTTATCTTTAAAAATAAAAGTTAATGATATCGAATTCGTGATTTCGAATAAGATTGCAAGTAATTTGTTTGTAAAAAAGAATTAGTTACAAACAGTTTTATTTCTGAATTCTAAAGTTTAAGGTTAATATCCAAAATTTTATTCATTCTTTTGTAGGGTTAAAAAGTTGACACATAGGGTTTTGACTATTTGGCACGCATTTTGATTTAATTGCTGTATATATTCTATATCAAGACATAATTTATTAAGTTTTGTTTGCTATATTTACATTACAAATTAAAAATCAGGATATTATGAAAGTACGTTTTTTATCACTCCTAGTAATAATAATGAGCTTGTTTGGTACAATTGCTTTTGCGCAAGATAGTGATACCGGGGAATTGGGTTTGCCCGGTGATAATCTAGATCTTTATGCGGTTTTGGATCTTTTTCAAAAGTCTAAAACAATAGAGGACTTTGAAAAGTCTTTGAATGATAGTAAAAATAAAATCAATAATTTGGATTTGAACGGAGATAAAAAAATAGATTTTATCAAAGTGGAAACCAAAAAAGACGGAGACGATTTTACCTTTATTCTTCGTGACCCGATAGATAAAAAAGAGACTCAGGACGTTGCCGTTATTTATGTTTCTAAAGACAAAAACAAGAAAATTTCGATGCAGATTGTTGGAGACAAGGATTTGTATGGAAAGGATTATATTGTTGAGCCAAGTCCAAAAGGAAATGCTGGTGTAACAGCAAATCCAGGTTATACGGGAAGTAATCCGGTTACAGTAAATGTTCCGGCTCAGACTACAACAGTGGTGGTAGAACAGGCTCCTATCGTACAATATGTGTACTCACCGGCTTATGTTCCATATTATCCTCCTTATTATTACGGTTATTATCCTCCTTGGTTTGGATTTGCTACTGTTATGGCTGTGGGAATCTATCGTCACAATCATTATTATTATCACGGAGGAGGCTATGGCTATCATCACACAAATGTGTATGTTAACCACCATAGTCACAATAATTATAATAATTTTAATAGAAACACCTCAAACAGGGTTTCTCACAATAACATAAATACTGGCAACAGAAACACTAATATTAATAATAGCAGAAATAATAACAATATAGGAAACTCATCACGAGACGGGAATAGAGCGTCAACGAGTGACAGAGCTTCAACAGGTAATAGAGCTTCAACTAGTGATAGAAGTTCTGTTTCTGATCGTAGCAGTGGTTCTGGTAATAGATCTTCAGTTTCAGACAGATCATCATCGTCTTCTAGGCCATCGGCTAGTAACTCTATGAGTTCGCGTTCCAGTAGTTCTAGTTTTGGTGGCGGAAGTTACCGTTCCGGTAGTAGTGGCGGTGGCGGTTTTAGAGGCGGCGGTGGCGGCGGTTTCAGCGGCGGTGGCGGCGGAAGAAGACGTTAAGAGATTATTTATTTGATAATAAAATAGACCCTGATAAAATGGTTATCAGGGTTTTTTATTTGCCGGTGTTTTAACACTGAATCCACATTTGATTTTTATAGATTTTTTTTCACGCAGATTTTTCAGATTAGCACAGATTTTTATTTTACAAAAATAAAAAATCTGAACAATTCGTATCTTATGTTAAATCCTAGTCAAAATGTCTTTTTTCAAATTTGTGTTAATTTGTGTAATTTGTGGCTATTTCGGAATCGAAGGAAAATTTCAGGTTTAAAAATAAAAAAAGGTTCCCAAAAATAATTCTGGGAACCTTTTTCAATGGTGGGGGTATCTTTTATTCGGTTGGCAAATCAGAGGTGCTAATGTCTCTTAAACTATAATATTTTCCGTCTTTTTTGACGAATAATGTCATGTAGTTTCCAGAATTGATGAGGTTTTTTGTAGAGTCGGAGATTGTATAGCTACCTAATTCGACAACTTGTTCGCCATCTTTTGAGACAAAAACTTCATTGGTTGTAAATGCAATTTTTCTGCCTCTTGCAACAGTATCAATATGGGCTTTCAAATATTCAATAATTGCTGATTTGCCAGATACTGGTTCGTGATTTTGAGGAAAGGTTACTGCGTCATCTGCAAAGTACCCTATTTGTTTCATTACGCCAGAATTATAGGTGTCGGCAAATTCATTTTCTTTGGCTTGGATTTCTTCTTTGATTTTATTAGTATCAATTGCCGAGGCTGCCGATTCTTCTTTTTTACAGGAAATTAATACCAACAATACACTAGATACAACTAATCCTTTACTAAACAAATTTTTCATAACCATCAGTTTTTAAATTTACAAATTAAAATATTGAATATTAATGACATAAATTTAATATAAAAATTGGAATGTAATGTGATTATTGATAGAAAATAGTAATTTCCCTTAACGTACTTAGTTTTGTTTGGCTTGTTTTGATGTTTTTTGATAAAAAAACAAACAAAGATGTTTTTTTGAAGATTTAGTTTATCTCTTGTTAATTACACCCACAATCGCCATTTCCGCAGTTTTTGTCGGATTTTTTTTTGAAAAAATATTTTCGAATCAAAAAAGCAAGTGCAATTCCAAGGATGCTGAAGGCGATTATTTCCTGAATCATTTCTTACTATTTTAAGATTTGAAAAGCAATTAAAGCCACCAGATAAGCCAACGAACTCATAAAAATAAGCTGGCTTGCTGGCCATTTCCAGGAGTTGGTTTCTTTTTTGGTAATTGCAAGCGTGCTGGCACATTGCATGGCAAAGGCATAAAACATCAATAAGGAAATTCCCGAGGCAAAATTGAATATTTTTTGGCCTGTTACGGGGTTTATTTCTTCGGCCATTTTGGCTTTGATGGTTGTTTCATTATCGGTTCCGCCCACGCTGTAGATCGTTGCCAAAGTGCCAACAAAGACTTCTCTGGCAGCAAATGAACTAATTATAGCGATACCAATTTTCCAATCATAACCCAAAGGCGAAATAACGGGTTCGATACCTCTTCCCATTAAACCGATGTATGAGTTTTCCAGTTTTTGTGAAGCTACGGCATTATTAAATTCTGTTGGAGACAAAGGATGTGCTTTGGTATTCTCGATTATTATTTCTTCGGCGTTTTTAAACTCTTTTCCTGGGCCGTAAGAAGCCAAAAACCATAAAATGACGGATATTGCCAAAATGATTTTTCCCGCGCCAAAAACAAAGGCCTTCGTCTTTTCAACTACATTGATGGCAACGTTTTTGAACAGCGGTAATTTATAGTTCGGCATTTCGACAACGAAGAATGTTTTGCCTTTTACTTTTAAAATTATATTCAAAATATAAGCGGCAAATATTGCCATTCCAAAACCAATGACATAAAGCAACATCAAGGTTAATCCCTGCAGGTTTAAAACGCCCATTACGTAGGTATCAGGAATTACTAAACCAATAATAATGGCATAAACGGGAAGCCGGGCAGAACAGGTGGTAAACGGAGTCACCAATATGGTAATCAATCGTTCTTTCCAGTTTTCTATGTTTCGGGTGGCCATAATGGCCGGAATGGCGCAGGCTGTCCCTGAAATCAAGGGAACAACGCTTTTTCCCGATAATCCAAATCGGCGCATAATTTTGTCCATTAGGAAAACTACTCGACTCATATAGCCACTTTCTTCAAGGATGGAGATGAATAAAAACAAGAAGGCAATTTGGGGGATAAATATCAAAATTCCTCCAATTCCCGGGATTATTCCTTGCGAAATCAAATCGGTTAGCATTCCCTGCGGCAAATGTTGGTCTGACAGGGTGCTTAATGCAGCAAAAGAACTATCTATGAGATCCATCGGAATTTTGGACCATTCAAATATAGATTGAAAAATCACAAATAAAATGAGGAAAAAGATAACATAGCCCCATACTTTGTGTGTGAGGATACGGTCTAGTTTGCTTCGGAAATCTTTGGCAACACTAGAATCTACTTTTAATCCTTCTTTTAAAACTTCATTAATGAATTGATATCGCTTAATGGTTTCCTTTTGTTGCAAACGCTTTAAATCCGAGTGGGATTTGGTAAACGTGCTTCGGATTTCATTTCGTTCCAAATTCAAAAAATTCACATCCTGCGTAATAACTAGCCACAATTTATACATTAACTGATTTGGGAATGCCTGACGAAGACTATTGAAATAATCTGCATCAATCACCGATGCATTCAGGCAAGGTTCCGTTGGAATGGTTTTGTAACTGACAATTTGGTTCTTCAATTCCTCAATTCCATGTCCTTTTCGGGAACTAATCAGCGCGATTTTGGTTTTTAATTGTTCTTCGAGATAAGGAATGTCAAGGCTAATCCCTTTTTGTTCCATTCTGTCGGCCATGTTTATGACCAAAATGGTCGGAATTTCAAGGTCTTTTATTTGGGTATAAAGAAGTAAATTTCGTTTTAAATTCTCCACATCGGTGACAACGAGAGCAACATCTGGATAGAGACGGTCGTTTTTGTTTAGTAAAAGTTCAATTACAACACTTTCATCAATGGAGCTGGCGTTCAGGCTGTAGGTTCCCGGTAGATCAAGGATATTGGCTTTGATATTGTTGGGCAGTTTGCAAAAACCCATTTTTTTCTCGACCGTAATTCCCGGATAATTTCCCACTTGCTGATTCAGACCGGTAAGTTGGTTAAAAACCGAAGTTTTCCCTACGTTTGGATTCCCAATTAAAGCAACGTTGATATTTTTTAAACTCATTTTATTTGTTGTTAATGAGTTCTATCTCAATTTGTTTGGCGGTCTCAACGCGAATGGCAAGATGAGAGCCATTAATATCCAGGTATAGTGGATCTCCAAAAGGAGCAATTTGAAGTAATTCAACCTCATTGCCCGGCAAACAGCCCATTTCCAAAAGTTTTAATGGTACAGAATCGATATCAAAATCCAGTATGATGGCTTTTTGGCCTTTTT belongs to Flavobacterium gilvum and includes:
- a CDS encoding metal-dependent transcriptional regulator, giving the protein MTFSEENYLKAIYHLTANLDSEVSTNAIAVAMETKASSVTDMLKKLAEKDLVNYKKYQGVSLTENGKLAAKMIVRKHRLWEVFLVEKLDFSWDEVHDVAEQLEHIKSEKLINKLDDFLGNPTEDPHGDPIPDAQGRIIAIEKQLLSELQSNQSGICVGVKDNSPDFLKYLDKQQIGLGTRIEVIGKETFDLSLKIKVNDIEFVISNKIASNLFVKKN
- a CDS encoding transporter is translated as MKTVLPIIASVLLYSTSCFSQDLPSIQTDRPDQTECPFITPTGYLQFENGFSFEKNNSKSTVMAVPSILTKFGINDHFELRLITEFSIEDNDSNKISGINPVLIGFKTRLLEEKGIIPTTSFIGHLGLPNLASPELKATYYNPEFRFTMQHTLSQKQTLSYNLGAEWDGFTPEPTFIYTLTTGYSFTEKIGGYIEFFGFIPQKGKPDHRFDGGLTYLFNPNHQLDVSAGFGLSKISPEYYVALGYSFRFKI
- the feoB gene encoding ferrous iron transport protein B; this translates as MSLKNINVALIGNPNVGKTSVFNQLTGLNQQVGNYPGITVEKKMGFCKLPNNIKANILDLPGTYSLNASSIDESVVIELLLNKNDRLYPDVALVVTDVENLKRNLLLYTQIKDLEIPTILVINMADRMEQKGISLDIPYLEEQLKTKIALISSRKGHGIEELKNQIVSYKTIPTEPCLNASVIDADYFNSLRQAFPNQLMYKLWLVITQDVNFLNLERNEIRSTFTKSHSDLKRLQQKETIKRYQFINEVLKEGLKVDSSVAKDFRSKLDRILTHKVWGYVIFFLILFVIFQSIFEWSKIPMDLIDSSFAALSTLSDQHLPQGMLTDLISQGIIPGIGGILIFIPQIAFLFLFISILEESGYMSRVVFLMDKIMRRFGLSGKSVVPLISGTACAIPAIMATRNIENWKERLITILVTPFTTCSARLPVYAIIIGLVIPDTYVMGVLNLQGLTLMLLYVIGFGMAIFAAYILNIILKVKGKTFFVVEMPNYKLPLFKNVAINVVEKTKAFVFGAGKIILAISVILWFLASYGPGKEFKNAEEIIIENTKAHPLSPTEFNNAVASQKLENSYIGLMGRGIEPVISPLGYDWKIGIAIISSFAAREVFVGTLATIYSVGGTDNETTIKAKMAEEINPVTGQKIFNFASGISLLMFYAFAMQCASTLAITKKETNSWKWPASQLIFMSSLAYLVALIAFQILK
- a CDS encoding mechanosensitive ion channel domain-containing protein encodes the protein MKSFDVKHNNTFPKKSKISHFTLKTISILVIAFLHISLCYANEINSNVISKGKKTQENKGDSIESMLKRNEKNSHLLFKENKINKEHSLLFDAIYKNIQTADITLKTGIDYKGFTSELDYVIKLKKTAIDGIIQNKNEFQTLRNITVTSVMLKELQARIEIQLAKINKNRTELSEMQSKIDSLTIKDALFILPKDQLNRRLYYDRYSQMSSDVNLLNKRFKDALDSIIKIQIIASNFKNDLQKDVIETDNIRKNEFVNLLSPDGNIFKPSSNKMSFYESFYYSLSKEVIVLLFFISNHINTILWMFLFILALIAYLITLKNKYKNGNLYYDIQLSKKIFKHPIACSVLISFTLFNFSFAFPPFAFTALVWLISMIALTIANKDYYGKKEMAVWGIYFIFIFLALFDNNILLHSVKEVFLILLLSFGIAAFNFYILKKDTGYINPMFRYTLYTVILFEIAAMLFIIFENNYNFGKLLMIVGATTILMYYLFVNTYRLIFDIINYSDFLKESDQERQMDIDHLEDNALNPKTNILFILCWLITISKSSYFFHSIVDPVVEFFTMTRTVGDINYSFKSIFLFFFILITAVFIAKIVSFLTSNTFASSNNSRGNKFGNWLLLVQITIFTVGLSLAFISSGIPIDRLTIIISALGVGIGFGLQTLVNNLVSGLIIAFEKPVNIGDVIEISGQMVKMKSIGIRSSVVTSFDGADVVIPNGDLLSQHLTNWTLSSNKKRTDIAIRVAFGTNLEQAKTLLFDILKSNSEVLQNPEPIVWVTEFNSSAINIVVKFWVSHIDFSSDVKSELIIAIDAVFRENNIEIPFPKEDIYMLNKKIQKKPVARKTIISF
- a CDS encoding FeoA family protein, yielding MQTTIHSLKKGQKAIILDFDIDSVPLKLLEMGCLPGNEVELLQIAPFGDPLYLDINGSHLAIRVETAKQIEIELINNK
- a CDS encoding Nramp family divalent metal transporter, which codes for MTKSLEEVHQSVATQNKTTVFKKILAFFGPAYLVSVGYMDPGNWATDIAGGSQFGYSLLWVLLMSNLMALLLQSLSARLGIVTQRDLAQASRETYSKPINYILYFLAEIAIAACDLAEVLGMAIGINLLFDIPLIQGVLITVLDTFLLLFLINKGIRKMEAFIIVLVAIIGFSFIFEMIFAQPELDKVIYGLVPSIPSENALYIAIGIIGATVMPHNLYLHSSLVQTRNFDRSPKGIKQALKYNFIDSTIALNLAFFVNAAILILAAATFYKNGMFEVAEIQDAHRFLEPLLGTKWAPVLFAVALIAAGQSSTVTGTLAGQIVMEGYLNLRIQPWVRRIITRLIAIVPAVIVILIYGESVTGKLLILSQVILSLQLGFAIIPLIHFVSDKTKMKGFHISKATQIAAWIIAFIIVSLNAKLVFNEISGWLESSENPTILWFTVVPLALFFLGLLLYIVFNPFISKSKQDIENHSPHLLKLQFSKSGSYDKKNIAVSVDFSLADEIALNSAFELGGIEAKYTLIHVVETVGAMVYGENIEDHETQIDKKLLREYEVMLSQKGFRVKTELGFGEPTKVISTIINDGNFDVLVMGTHGHTGLKDLIFGTTVDKLRHKISIPLLIVKK
- a CDS encoding YybH family protein, producing the protein MKNLFSKGLVVSSVLLVLISCKKEESAASAIDTNKIKEEIQAKENEFADTYNSGVMKQIGYFADDAVTFPQNHEPVSGKSAIIEYLKAHIDTVARGRKIAFTTNEVFVSKDGEQVVELGSYTISDSTKNLINSGNYMTLFVKKDGKYYSLRDISTSDLPTE